Genomic segment of Chitinophaga varians:
AAAACACACATCCAGATTTGTATCCGGAACCCCAACTGTATTAAAGGATATTTTATTCCGCGGGAGGAGGAGCAGTGGTGATACTGGAAACCGCTGTGGCAGGATGCTACAGCGGTTTTTTGTTTATTCGTTGCACCGGTGGATACCAGTGCCCCGGGGTTTAATTTACCTGTTTTTCATAGATGAGTTTCATTCCCTTCAGGTTCACCAGTCCATGGAGATAAATGATATTCAGCTCCCTACAGGCGCGGTAGACAGGGCATTCCGGCGGAATCCTGTCGTTCATGACCAGTTCCAGCGGCGTGAAATACAACTTTTCCAGTAGCGTCTGGTCCAGATTGTGCCGATAGATATCTTCCTCCAGTCCTCTGCGGATATTCAGCCTGAGGAAAGTGGCCAGCTGGTTTTCACGGAACTGCCTCACGCCGGCCCAGATGTCAGGGTACATATCCCGCAGGTCCCGGAAAAAGACCGGCTGTGTCGTCAGTATCACCCTTTCGGCTATACGGAAAAAGTTACTCATCTCGATAATCGCATTGGAAGAGATGTGCCGGTTGAATGACAGGTACCGGTCGGTTTTTTCCAGCCACCTGCCGATGATATGGGCTACCAGGCTTTCTTTGCTGTTGAAATGTTCATAGAAGCATCGTTTGTGCAGCCCGCATTGCCGGGCAATTTCATCGGTGCTGGTGGCCCGGATGCCTTTCCGGGCAAAAAGGGTGGTGCCGCTGTCCAGCAGCTGATGCCATTCTTCTTTCATACAACATGTTTTATGTAGGTTAATGCAAAGTGCCGGTTGCTTTCCTGTATGCTGCTTCCTGTATCCTGTATTCTACTTTACTGTCAATGGTGCTGCTGTACGCCTGTTGCCATATCGTTTGTGCTTCCAGCACGTCTTTACCGGTAATAGTGCCTGCTTTCAGGCGGTCATTGGCCAGTTTGAGGTTTTCTGCGGCCTGCTCCAGGGAAAGGCGTGATGTATGGATCTTTTTCACGGACTGGTTCAGGGCCAGGTAGGCCTGCTGTACTTCCAGGCCCAGTAACTCTTTGGTATTGTCCAGTTCCTGCTGGCGGGCAGCGATCTTCAACGTTTGCTCTTTTACTTTCCCGGCTTTTTTGCCCCAGTCGAAAATGGGTACGCTGATGTTGGCCAGTCCATACCATGAAGCCATCAGGTCTTTGCCGTTGCTGATATTCACTCCTTTACCGGCCGCGCCCATCCCCGCGGCTGTTACGCCGAAGGTGGGCAGGAAATCAGCTTTCAGCATTTTGCGTTGTAGCTGTTCTGCTTCCAACACGCGGTTCAACAGCCGTATCTCGGGCCTGTTCTCTGCCGCGGCGGTGAGGTCCGGCGCCGCCTGTTCGGGAAAGTCGCCACTAACGGAATCAGCTACATTAAAATCTGTCTGCCCGGCCATGCCTGTCACCTGGGCCAATGCCAACTTTGCCATCACCAGTCCGTCATGCGCCTGGTTGAGCTGCAGCGAGGCTTCGTTCAGGTTCACTTCCACCCGTAACAGGTCATTCTTATAAATAAGCCCTGCGTCATAAGCGTTTTTCAACTCACGCTGCAGGCCTTGTAACATCTCCTGGTACTTTTGGGCGAGGATGATTTTTTCTTTCACCTGCACTACCTGCCAGTAGGCTTTGTTAACATTGAACAACACATCCGCCTCTGAGAGCGCTTTTTGTTCCCGCTGTATGCTCACGCCTTTGGCAGCGGCAGCTTTGCCCAGCTGTATTTTGCCACCGGCGTAAACGGGCTGGGTGACAGACACGGAGGCGCTGCCGAAGTATTCCGGTATCATGCCGTTAAGCGCTCCGCCGATCGGTTTGCCGAGATATACGCCCATCACTGAACCGTCGATCGACGGATAAGCCATGGCGTTGGCCGACTGCACGGCGGCATTGGCGGCATCTATCTGGTATTGTGCGGCTTTGATCTTTTTATTTTGTGTGATCGCCATCTGCTGGCAGTCGGCGACGGTGAGCACGGGCGCCTGCGCGAAAGCCTGTTGAACAGCCATGGCTGCTGCCAGCGTGCATATAACTCTGAAATTCATGATTGTCTTTTTTACAGGCAGGCGGCGCTATGGCCGCCTGCGGATAAATTAATGAGCGGGTTTGTACATGATCTCTGTATCATGGTCCGGTGCTGTAACCGGTTCCGGTGCCGGGCGTACAAACAGGTAATACAGCACGGGCACAACAAACAGCGTCAGTATCATGGACACGATCAGGCCGGAGGCCAGTACGCTGCCCAATGGCGCCCACAGCGGTGATTTGCCGATGATCATGGGCACCACGCCGATGGCGGCGGCTGCCGATGTCAGGAAGATGGGGCGCATACGGCGCTTGGCGGCGCTGAGCGCGGCGGCTTTTATCGTATAGCCGTGGTCGCGGATCAGCTCATCGGCATAGTCAACGAGGATGATACCATTGCGCACCACAATGCCTATCAGGCTGATGATGCCCATGAAGGCGGTCATGCCCATCGGGTTGCCGGTGAGGTACAGGCCCAGGAAGGCGCCCAGCAGGCTAAGCGGGAAGGTGGCCAGGATGATCAGTGTTTTACCAAAGGTTTTGAACTGGAACAACAATGTGATCAGGATCAGTATCAGGCTGGTGCCCAGTGCTTTGCCCATGCCCGGCGCATTTTCGGCGGATGATTCAGCGTCGCCGCCATATTGAATACGGATGCCTGCCGGCAGCTGCAGTTTTTCAATCTGCGGCCGGGCCTTTTTCAGGATCTCGGAGGCCATGATGCCTTTCTGCGCTTCAGACAGTACGGTGAGGGTACGCAGGCCGTTACGGTGCGCGATCACGCCGGTATGCCAGGAAGGTGTGAGGCCGGCCACTTCTTTCAACGGCACTTTGGCGCCATAGAGACTGTTCAGGTGCAGGTTGCCCAGATCGTTGAAGTCCTTCCGGTTGCCGGCTTCCATACGAAGGAAGATATCTACCGGTTTATCGCCTTCCCATAGCTGGGATACGGCAAAACCTTTCAGGCCGGCGCCCATCGTTTGGGTGATCAGCTGATTGGGCACGCCCAGTCGTGCTGCTGCATCTTCCTTAATGTTAAGGCTTACGCCCAGATAATCATCTTCATAATCTGTCCGTACCCAGTTGGTGCCGGCGGTATGTTGCAGTATCTCTTTGATCTGCTCTGCCACCTTTTTCTGGTCGCTCATGTTTTCGCCGATAACGCGGACAGCCAGCGGTGAACCTTCCTGCATGCTCAGCTGGCGCAGGCGCACGTATCCATTGGGAACAAAATTCTCAAACCGGGGAAGGTATTCCTTCACCAGTTCGTTGGTGGCGTCACTGCCGGTGGTGGTGATAAATACCTGTGCAAAGTTGCGCCGCGGCATTTCGGGAGCATAGGTCACATTAAAGCGGGGTGAACTGGAGCCCACGAAGCTGGCGATGCCGGTCACCCGCTTGTCTTTCTGCAGTTCTTTTTCCACCAGTTTCACTACCCGCTCTGTTTCTTCCAGGGATGTGCCATTGGCCATCCATATTTCGGCATTGAATTGTTTGCTTTCGCTCAGCGGGAAAAACTCCTGCTTTACTTTGCCTGCCAGCACGATCGCCAGCACAACAGCTGCCACGGCCACGCCGACGGTTGTTTTCGGATAACTGAAGGCTGCTTCCGCCGCGATGTTAAAAGCATGCTGTAACCTGTCAAGCAGGCTTTTACCTTTTTTGGTGGTGCTGACTTTATGTTTCAGTCCTTTTTTGATGAACACATAGCAGGTATAAGGTGTGAGCAGCAAAGCCACGGCCATGGAGGTGATCAGCGCTACGGCCACGGTCACCGGCAGGGCGGCAATGAAGTCTTTGGATATGCCGTTCATAAAGAGGGCCAGCGGCGCAAAGGCGAAGATAATGGCCAGCGTGGCGGTGAAAATGGGCAGTGACAACTGTTTGGCTGCCTGCCAGGCGGCCGTCCACGGCGTAATGCCTTCATCAAGTTTTTCGATGTAGTTGTCCACCACCACAATAGCATTGTCCACTACCATGCCCAGGACGATGATCAGCGCGGCCAGCGTTACCTGGTGCAGCTCTATTCCCATGATGTTGATCAGGCCAAAGGTAATCAGGATGGAGATGGGCGCTGCCAGGGAGGACACGGCGGCCACACGGAAAGGCAGCAGCAACATCACCACGATGATCACTGAGGCGATTGCCATCCCGAACTCTTTCATGAAGTGCCGGATACTTTCATCTACCACCTCCGGCTGGTTGACGATGGTCTTGATTTTCACATCAGGCGGTAATTCCTGTCCCAGCGACTTCAACCTGTCTTCCACCAGGTGGCCGAATTGTACAATGTTGTTGCCTGGCTGCATCTCGATGGCGAGCATCATTACCTTGTCATCATCGATACGGATAAACGAAGACAATTCTTCATAACGCCGTTCTATGCGTGCCACATCGCGCAGGCGCACCACGGTGCCTTGTGGCGTGGTGTAGATGATCTGGTTGCCCAGGTCATCGGCTGTTTTATAGCGGCTGTTGGTAAATACCGGAAAGGTATTGGAAGAAATGGTCATCTCGCCGGAGTAACCGGTAATATTCTGCATCTGCAATGTCCGGATAATAGTAGACAGGTCAAAACCATACTGCTGCATTTTTTGATCGTCGATTGTAACATAGAGCTGTTGCTTTTGGCCACCGGACCGGTTTATTTTGGACACTTCCGGAATGGTCTTGAGCCCGTCTTCTATTTTATCCAGGTATTTTTCTATTTCTGCGTAGCTGCGTTGGGGTGATGATACGGTGATGATCTGTGCTGTCACGTCGCCGAAGTTGCTG
This window contains:
- a CDS encoding TetR/AcrR family transcriptional regulator, which translates into the protein MKEEWHQLLDSGTTLFARKGIRATSTDEIARQCGLHKRCFYEHFNSKESLVAHIIGRWLEKTDRYLSFNRHISSNAIIEMSNFFRIAERVILTTQPVFFRDLRDMYPDIWAGVRQFRENQLATFLRLNIRRGLEEDIYRHNLDQTLLEKLYFTPLELVMNDRIPPECPVYRACRELNIIYLHGLVNLKGMKLIYEKQVN
- a CDS encoding TolC family protein encodes the protein MNFRVICTLAAAMAVQQAFAQAPVLTVADCQQMAITQNKKIKAAQYQIDAANAAVQSANAMAYPSIDGSVMGVYLGKPIGGALNGMIPEYFGSASVSVTQPVYAGGKIQLGKAAAAKGVSIQREQKALSEADVLFNVNKAYWQVVQVKEKIILAQKYQEMLQGLQRELKNAYDAGLIYKNDLLRVEVNLNEASLQLNQAHDGLVMAKLALAQVTGMAGQTDFNVADSVSGDFPEQAAPDLTAAAENRPEIRLLNRVLEAEQLQRKMLKADFLPTFGVTAAGMGAAGKGVNISNGKDLMASWYGLANISVPIFDWGKKAGKVKEQTLKIAARQQELDNTKELLGLEVQQAYLALNQSVKKIHTSRLSLEQAAENLKLANDRLKAGTITGKDVLEAQTIWQQAYSSTIDSKVEYRIQEAAYRKATGTLH
- a CDS encoding efflux RND transporter permease subunit, producing the protein MKKNKISFIEAAMQFKQVTIVVVVLLLLLGLYSLLNMPRAENPKIDMPTAMVYAFYPGADEVQMEKQVTNKIEQYLFSFEEVNKEKTKSQTKDGQVFITVELHTSVKDRKKFWSTLQHGLNSAAPQILPQGVIGPIVNSNFGDVTAQIITVSSPQRSYAEIEKYLDKIEDGLKTIPEVSKINRSGGQKQQLYVTIDDQKMQQYGFDLSTIIRTLQMQNITGYSGEMTISSNTFPVFTNSRYKTADDLGNQIIYTTPQGTVVRLRDVARIERRYEELSSFIRIDDDKVMMLAIEMQPGNNIVQFGHLVEDRLKSLGQELPPDVKIKTIVNQPEVVDESIRHFMKEFGMAIASVIIVVMLLLPFRVAAVSSLAAPISILITFGLINIMGIELHQVTLAALIIVLGMVVDNAIVVVDNYIEKLDEGITPWTAAWQAAKQLSLPIFTATLAIIFAFAPLALFMNGISKDFIAALPVTVAVALITSMAVALLLTPYTCYVFIKKGLKHKVSTTKKGKSLLDRLQHAFNIAAEAAFSYPKTTVGVAVAAVVLAIVLAGKVKQEFFPLSESKQFNAEIWMANGTSLEETERVVKLVEKELQKDKRVTGIASFVGSSSPRFNVTYAPEMPRRNFAQVFITTTGSDATNELVKEYLPRFENFVPNGYVRLRQLSMQEGSPLAVRVIGENMSDQKKVAEQIKEILQHTAGTNWVRTDYEDDYLGVSLNIKEDAAARLGVPNQLITQTMGAGLKGFAVSQLWEGDKPVDIFLRMEAGNRKDFNDLGNLHLNSLYGAKVPLKEVAGLTPSWHTGVIAHRNGLRTLTVLSEAQKGIMASEILKKARPQIEKLQLPAGIRIQYGGDAESSAENAPGMGKALGTSLILILITLLFQFKTFGKTLIILATFPLSLLGAFLGLYLTGNPMGMTAFMGIISLIGIVVRNGIILVDYADELIRDHGYTIKAAALSAAKRRMRPIFLTSAAAAIGVVPMIIGKSPLWAPLGSVLASGLIVSMILTLFVVPVLYYLFVRPAPEPVTAPDHDTEIMYKPAH